TTTTATACAAAGATAATCCcagtttcaaaacaaaatatcccTTCAATGGTGCCTATTTCATAATGGGACTTTTGACTCGAACATATATCTGGTTATTGCAGCAGAACCAACTCATACCAGGAGACATGAAAACAAATCTAACTGATTGATCACAGTTCAAAAGGTAATAGCTAAAACTAAATCGTTGAACCTACCTTCAGATACATGTCAATGGCGCGGTAAAGTCCATCATGAGATGGTCTTGAAAAGCCTGATACCATTTCAGCAAGGTCAACAAACTTAGAAAGAGGTAGATTGGGATCTCTTGCAATTTCAGCAAGGTAGCCATCAACCAGCTTAGCCACCATCAACTTGGAAGCTTCTGGTACAAACCCAGGGCTTCTAATCTCCTGGAATTCATTTTCCCCAGGAGCACTCCGGTCATGTATCACAAACTCCTCAACCAGATTTTGTACTATATCGACATCGTATATAGTTGCTTCCCCAGGGGAGGCATGAATCAAAAGATCAGTCACTATAGCCTCCTCCAGCTGCTGGCCGGTTCTCCTCATCAGCTCTCTTCTTCCCATTTCTCCACATTCTAATAAAATTGCTGCTTTCAACAACTTGAGCAAAAAACTACAGGGAACACTGCCTTTCTCTGTAGGCAGAAGCCATACTATGGTCTCTACCAATGATCTATGCTTTAGGACATCACCACATTGGACCATACCCTTACTGAAACCTTGTAACCTTCTCATGGCATATGCTTTCAAAGATTCTCCAATTACATCTGCAGGAATTCCTCCCTTTGTTTTGATTGTTGTTATGACACgcttatataaatcaatttgaagCTCACAGAGGTCTTCTACCCACCAGTCCCTTGGAACCATCTGGTGTTTTTTCACTTCGTTCCAGTGAGGATCATTTCCATTCTCAGATGGGAGCTTTTTCCGGTTATAGGTGTATGACCACTCCACTTTGGAAGTATCGATGGAAGCCTTTGAAGCTATTGAGTCTAGGCAGTGGCTGACCACCTTAATTTCCTCAGACCAAGGAAGAAGAGACTTGGTAGTTTGAAGAACAATGATTGAGTCTTTCCAGCTCCGGAAGATGCTAGTATTGAGAAAAACTTCAATCTTGTAGATTAAGTTTCCTTTTTCAACAGTTTCATACATCTCTAGGTACTCTGCTGCACAACGAGCTGCAACTACGTTGTACGCATTAAGAGTGACTGTCATACTGTAGCAAAACTTTGCACATACTTCAAAGGCAGCAGGCCCACCAGGAATATCCTGGATATAAATTTCATCGTTGGTCTCCTCATTTGTGTTTGCAACAAGCTTCTGCAGGCGAGCACTCCTGGATAAAAGGGGAAACTACAGAAATTGTGTACCATATGTTAGTATTACCAAACAAATCTGAAGCAATTAAAGAGCATATCAACACAGAATTGGACCTGATTTGGTGGAACATGAATTGCCAGATCACATTACAGGTGCTAAATTTGGATAAATGTCACTAAAACCCAGATGATTTAGCCAGTCAAATAGGTCAGACCATAAACAGTTCCCATTGTGACAGTTTGGCCTTTAATTGGGTTGTCCAATAAACCTGTGTAAATAAGTGTGAACGGCTGAAACAGAACAATCCCAATGATCCAGTTGATTCACCAGTAGACTCTCATTCCCCTTCTACACCTTTCAACTAATGTTCAGAATGAAGGTAAGATCATAGATAATTTCACCTGGTTAAATTACACTGATCAATCAGTTGAACCAGGTAGAATCAACCATGTGCCTGGCTGTGTTATACTCTGACCAGTAAATGTTTTGacgtttattattattacaattacTATTACTATCTTAGGTGTAAATTCTAATATGTTTATTCACAGTGATGCATCAATCATGGTATGGCACTCTTTTCAAGTATGGATAGATTTTGTACCTTGTGCAGGTAAAATTTCACATCTCCAACATTAACAACAATATCAGTTGCCAACTCGGTTGCCACGTACCTGGACATTGAAATGTTTGCTTAGTTGTGCCAGTATAAACCTAACGTAAATGTCTACTTACATACTTAATTGGAAGAACAAAAGCACAAGCAGAGCTGAAAACAAAGGTTAACACTGATAGAGAATGTCGACTCTTtaactttaatttcaatttcaaaagagCAAAGAAACagtaaacaaattttttattttttttttctggtcaAAATTTAAGGCTATATATACGTGTGTGTCATTGCAGTTAATGCCTCTTCTTGCATCCTCATATGGGTTTCAAATACCCATATGAGAGACGACGTAGGCTATTTTTATTCACCCTAAATTACACTAACCACAAGAAGCTGCATGTTGGTTATCAGAATTATGCTTATTATTGCTAATGAgggagaaaataaagaataagcATGAAGCAATAATTCCATATCGATTCAAACTGGGCCATTTGCTcctaattttgatatatgaaaGCTGTggaattttttatatagttGCATTCACTTTCTCAAAGTTTATAATCACTCAAAATGTAAGTATTGAAGCGTTTAGATGTAAAACtgatcaaaattcaaataaccaaagaaagaggaaaaaaaaatctcaggGCCCAAGCTTTTGCTAACATTACATAGGAGTCTTCGTATTCCAGTTTCCCTTGAAAACAGGTGAAAATTGATACTTCTAACTTTCAACATTAGAAACCTTACTCTGTAAGAGAGCATGAGAAGGAGCCTTGAACAAGTTAGGGAATAGGGTTAAAACACCTTTGTTGACCGGTCACTGTAGGGGCTTAGGATTAACAGCAAAATGGGATTGTGCTTTAGATTGCCAACTAGAGGTTACCACAAGTACCAAATCAGTTATATAATCTCTCTGGgcataattttccaaaactcctgATCTTGCATCTTTAGCCTGGCTCAGAAGCCTTTGATCTCAAAGACAAAGGGCCACCCACTACTATATCCTCCCCCTTGTTTTCCCTTGGGCCCTTTCAATCAGTTCTAGTTACCCTCAAGGTAAGGTGCCCCTTCATTCCACCACATTGTCCACACCCCTACCTTGTAGGGACCTAAAATAGTATTTCCTCATATTGTATAATTACTTATCAAAATACATAGAGATAATCTAAACATGCTGCCTCCATTCACTAATACATTCATATCTCAATGAGCACACATGAGGTAACACTAGAAAACTAGTCATAGACGTTATCACACATGGATCCAAGAGGGATGTTTAATATGATGTTCAAAGGTGGTTTCACACATTTAAACGAAATGATAAAACACAGCCATTTACTGAATATTTAATTAACAACCTTAAATGGGATGTTTATAGGGGAAATTCAAAAATGgtttctcattttcaaattgtaaaaaaaaaaatactagcaCAGGCATTCACTGCATATTAAATAAGCAAATAACCTTTCTGCTTTTGGATGACCATTCATCTTAAGGTAGGAGATTACATTTATGCGATTACAAAATCACTTTGGGTGATTAGTTTgctcaaaagaaggaaaattgaAACTCTGCCAAAGAGATACTAGAAGAACATGATATGAAATATAGTCTCAATAAGAGGGAAATTAAATCCTTGTTCAACATAGAATAAATCTGAGTTTTATAGCTGTCAATCAAACATGAATGAAGGATCCAATAGCTAGAGTAAAAAGTTCCTTCTTTTCAAAATGCACCAGGCcaaattttcagaaaatccaaaaagataaaatattgtcTTCTCTTCGAATCTAACAAGATAGAATTCAAGAAAAGCCATGTTTACATAAAGAACTTCCAAGTGGTAGCTCCTTTGAGAATGCTATCATACTTAATGAACCAAAAACTTGTATAAGAAATGTTAAACACAAGAATCAAATTCATGAAATAGAAACTTCATTGGCAGGAACCACAGGCATTGGATAAAAGGCCAAACACTTCCAAGACAGAAGTTATCATACTTTCCTCAAAATATCACTAGTGACAGAAGACAACTCCCTCATGGGAACTTTGTGATCTGAGAAGGCAAATAGAGCTCAAGGAGGAAAGAAAGAATATAGATTAAAATCACAACCTTCCTTTATTTGACACAGAAGGAATCCTTAGAATGGGAAAAACAGAGTGAGATCATGAGAAGGATTTGGAATGATTCACTCAGTATTCCCTTTTTCTTATAGGTAGATTCACTCAGTATTCCTAATTCCACTTGAAAatgaatggaaaaagaaaaattccttTACTAACTCATCCCCATCTTCTATAATATTTGGAGTAAAAAGGTGTCAATGATCAACTTCCTCCCTTGAATTATTTCAGGTGCCAAATGAGAGAAATGAACAAAAGAACCCCTCCCTTTCCATTTTGTTGatttcccctttttttcctttcctatttcaACCAGTAGTGTTAAATTTGAACATCCATCTGAATGCCAAATCAGTGGCCCCTAAAAGAAAGCAAGCAGAGCAATCTTTCTGTTAATCAAGATGACCCTCCAAAAGAAAATGGGTCAGCATTTGAGTGGCAtgtgtaaataaaattaatcctcTATAAGAAACAAATCCACACTTACAAGGGATTTTTCAAAAGTGGGAGgtcatatataaaaattagtcaTTTCTTGAAATTTCCTAAAAGGTACATGTAGCTGCAATGAAATAACAATGTGATAAGagcaaattattattattattattatcattatctcAACtgctaaaataaaatggaataatttcatttttcacatGCCGGCTAGAAACCAACTGTATCTTCAGAAAAACACAAGGCAACTGCAGAGATCTACGCTAATTGGTGAAACACTTCTCAAGAGAAAAAGAACAGTCGTCCAGTCACTCAGTTAGTTGGGAACCAGAACACTCATCATGAATGGTGCTATTAGCCACATATCTTTGACGTAAGCAACACCTGCCACAATATGGGTAGGATAAGGTTTGAGAACAAGACAACCAGGATGAGTTTCAGAGAAGAATTGGGAATTCCAGAGTGCCACAGAAAACACCCTTTTAttctaaggaaagaaaaaaccaatGGGATAACAGTGGAGGAACCCAGACCAAAATATCATCGAAATAAAGATCTTacattgaaaaagaaaacactAAATAACAGGCGGTTGATTAAGATTAACAAACACCAATACAATagcaagaacaaaaacaaaataaattttcaataaaaagaaaaaaaggaaacacaAGTGGGCTCCCCAAATACAGATCTCATACTCACCTAATATTGTCCCCATCAGCCTGAAAAGAATCAGGCTTTGATCCAAGTTTCATGAACTTCATTTCGCCAAAGCAAAGATCCGTTTTCCCACTGCAAATCCAACTCCCAACTTCCACTATATCCACAAAAGTTCAGCGAACCCTAATCAAGAACATAAACCTccgaaaaaaagaaaatgaaaaccccCTGGAGCAGGATTGAATTCCTAAAGGTAACCAAATTTATGGTCTTAAAGTAAAAGGGAGAATTGATCAAAGAAAAAACTGATCTGTTGTTCTAGTATGACCGAATCTTTCCCATGAACCGAGGCAAAAGAGAGGGACTAAATGGGGGTTTTGTGATTTGTAACAAAATGTACTCTTGAATGGCAAGAGACCCAAAGAAGAGGTTGTTTCCTGGTCAGGTAGCAGAGCCCATGGACCCCGGGCACAGAAAGTAAGCGTAGGAGACACTGCCTACAGATGCTTTCTCAAACACtataaataattctcaaaacCAGAGAGAAACAACCCTCCAGGCCTCCACTTGCACCGCCACCACTGACACCACACCCCAACccttatttgtttatctttctCTATGTATTTGCTTTCCctgttctttattttcctttttcaaatagTCACACGCCGCCAATAGTTGTTTTGGTCCACAAAGTTTCAGAACCCAAACCCTAGAATCCACATTCCCTTCCAAATCTTCTTTCCCCTTTCTCCTCCATTGATGCTAGAACACCTGCAGCAGAAAACAGCATTTCTCGGTATGAGTTGAAGAAACCACCAAGAATATAGACAACAAGCATCTTAAACACCATGACCGACAAAATGGTTTCAAAGTAGAAGCAAACTGAAAACTGGCTAAGTTGCCATTGAAACTATGATAATCAAAACAAATCAAACCAGAGAGTGACACAGAAATCAATCAATCCAGTAACATACCCATGTTCTTACCAAATCAAACACCAAACACCCATTACAAAAACTCATCATCCTTTTTTTGGAAAACACAACCCAAAAACATCTCCCCTTGTCAATTTCGCTTTAAAAGCAAGAGATTCAACACAGCCCAAATCTTAGGTCAGAAAGATCATCCATGTTTACCAAGTAACAATCAACACTAATgcaccaaaacaaataaataaataaaaatgaaagtcaCCTCAAATGAAGCAAACCCAACAATATCGGAAAACTAAATGATTGAGTGAAGTGGGAACCATctaaaaaatgaagcaaaatccAGTGAAAAACAGTGGAAAAGAAAGACACTCCAGCCTTGATAGGCCTAAAAAATGCATCTTTCCCTCTTTTAACTGTGCAAAGTAGGAGGAACCAATGTGAGTGGGCAGAACAACACAATATTCAGTTTTTCAGTGCATGAGCACTATACCTGTGGGACAAGGACCAGCAGAACCCCACATATCACACAAACCACCCAACAGAACCCAAACCCAAAAAACCACACCCCATCAAAAGGATGAGCTGTTTCTCATCTTTGCCAGCCATCCCAGCTACACAAAAACCCATACCTCAGAATGTTCCCCCAACCCTCGTCTGAATAAGCACCACCACTACACCCACCCACACCTCCACCTTTCTCTCCGCCCTTTTTCACCCTCCAAACCATCTAAATTTCACTTTCTTTCACTTCAACAGCCATGAACAACCTTTTCCTAttccccattttctctcttctacACAAAATCTCAATGGTATGTTATGTTATGCACGCCAATCTGACAAACTCAACATCGATGCTCCCCTTATCAAATACAACTTTACTGCCTTAGTTTTTGTGTGCGAGAAACAGCCCCTGTATCCCAGAAAACGACTCCTCCATACCCTCTCGTACTTTGATGATAATGCtacccatttcatttttttttattattcccaaaaaaatatatataataaatatagtaGAGACTAGAGATTGTTTGTCTCCCAGATTCTCCTGATATATCACCAACTAACTTATCGTGATATCAACATATGGGCCCTGTCCCATACTGTGGTTGTCACGTGGCTTACTCATGGCTTCTCACTTGGCCACGCTTCCCCACTTCGTCTTCAATACGCTTATTCTACTAATATGCTGTGAAGCTTATTCAATAATCTAAGATTAATTGATGATTATTGGGGAATGGACCATTGAGGGGATGAGATGTAGCTTAATAGAGTAGCTTGCAAAGTTGAATATGATGATCCCATTTGTTTTTATGGATTGGTTGAATCACAATGATGAACATCTCCCCTTCACCTAGTGGACAAACTGTGACCACAACTCCAACCCCTTTTCCTTATCCAATCTTTTGTTCCTTCCACCTCACATGCCATGCTCCAATCTCCTTACTTCAATGCCACCAAAAATCACTGGAAATCATATACAATTACATGGGGTTTATCATATTCTCCTTCTTTCAACTCTAAACACATCCCCATAATAATGCTTCGCTTTATTTATATTACTTTGCATTCAGACTCTGACCACTCAAGCATTGGTTTCAGGTATTTTAGTATGAAGGAGCAATGGAAGATGAGATTGAttcttgagaagaaaaaaaaaggttaggtACTACCCTTAGTTTAAGTTTTGACATAAAGTTGAATCATGATCTCGGAAAAGATATTACTCGGGATAAATGGTGTGGAATGGAGTAAGGTTGAGGGTTAATTCGTTTCGCATGTATGTCTCAAAGTGGTTTCATCAAAgggtttattatttttaatacatgtcGCCTTCCTAAGGGCTTATAGTTCCTATAATACTAAATGGATTTGTAGAATCTTAATTGAATACCTCAGAAGCTTTGTGGGGATGTACCCACCGGAAAAAAAAGAGTGTCATTGTGGATGTCACTTGTGTTTGGCCTAAGTGAAGTTTGACCCACAACATGTGGCCGTGCTAGCTGCAAGGCCCTTGCCCATCTTTATCCTATactttttctcctctttttcttttcttcttgttgAGAAATCTAGAATGAAAGATCCCTGAATACAAATATGGGATGATCTCAGTGTCTTATTGCCTTGATGTTTCCTAAGAGTACTGCCCTAAATCCTATTAATAGATCTTCTTCAATATTCCCTGATGATGCTTGAAGTCCTGTCAATGGATAGAAAATGAACGTGGAGATAAAAGAGGAGGCCAGATGACTGTAAGAAAGCACATGGGCACAGATTCTCATGTTGTGGTTAATGGCACTGGACAGTAGTAATCCATGCTAAAATGCTGCCCAAGGGACACAAACTAATCATGATAGCTTGTGTTTCCAAGTAATATATAGCTTAAATCCAAGGCCTTGGTGACATCCTTCATGACATctttgcaaaaaagaaaaagactgaCCATGATGATCAGTGTTCTAAAGGACTCCTGGTTTAAAAATGAGATCTTTGCAATACAATGAACATGCAAGTATTTGCCTTCATCTTTGccctctctctatctctctctcactcatttccttctaaaaaaattataaatatatgatatgatttagGATTAGATCAATCTTAAAGACACCAAACCACTTTCAAAAGTAATTAACTTCTCCTTGCTTGATGTGATGATTATTGtgacaaaaaaaaaccaactttgAATCATTCAACATTTCATTTCAATGGAAAAGGCAATTCTTACAATAATTTCATATGTAAGGTAATGGACTGTGACTACTCATCACATCTTTttaaaccactttttttttacACTGTCACAAGCAAAATCATAGTAACATTAATTTCAAGTGAAATTATTCAACAAGTACcatagataaaaattaaaacaagatgATTGAGAGGTGAAAAGAGTAAGAAGTTCTGATCAAACTCCTTCACAAACCACAAAAATTTAGCTGCATATTCTAGTATTGAAGTGGGATTGGATTATATTTAACATAGATTCCACTGCCATTGTTGTAGTAAAGGTATGATACCTGCACGAACCCTAATAATGGTTTGAAGAATAGAAATATTGGGTGGTCCATACCTGGAGAGAGTTTGGTCTTGGTTTGCAGCTTTTGATTTGCTTTTTCTCATATGTCAATATCCCAGAACCTGCAGAATCATACTCATAATGAATTTAAGCTCCTAAACAAACCAAGTGCCCACAACCCCACATGAAGTTATGCATCTGAATAATGTCTGGGTTTTCAGAATTGAGAGCGAGTTAGCTTCTCAAGTCTTCAACTCATCTCCTTGCGTGATGATGAACAGCAGCATTGTATGATGATTGTCTCTGGATTTTGTGGCTGAAACTACACCTAGAGCCCTATAGTGGACTGCTATAGTATAGAGCATGGTGTTGAGAGACAGAGGGTGGTGGTTACAACTTACACGTACGAGAATCTACTCATGCAATATGACAAATGTGAGGAATATGAAAGCCCACGCCTAGTTTGATATGCGTTGTTGTCCATGATGACCATGCAGTCACATTATACTTGAAtgtggaaaaacaaaaaacaacaggACATGTCTCAGCCCATCGATTCCCCACTCTCAGCCTTCAATCATGGAGCTGGAGGTGCCTGCTCTTGCCCTCAGGGCCATCCGTTCAAACAAAGGCCAGCCCAACTCCCTTCTGCTTTCAATTTGAACAGGGCTGGACCCTAGCTAGCTTTGCTCATGGTTAAAAGCAAGCCCAGCTGGTCCCTGGTATGGGGCAGGGGAGCCCAAATCTAAAGTCCCAACCCATGATacacccttttttctttttcaattcgaTCAAAAGGGTAAGTGCTAAGCCAACGAGTAGCCTTTATTTTGGAAACTGGGAAAAATAGATATGGATGTTGCTGCAAATCAAAACTTTTGAATGTATCAAATTTATTCAGAATTAAAACCCTAATGGACTAAGCTATTCAAGGAGATTGTGAAAACTATTTAGACATAAAAGCTGTTAGTTTCATATAAAAGAACATATCAtatgatataagatatgttacTTCTcctccataaaaaaattatcagcATCATCATAGTACATGTTTGATTATGTAGGCATGTAATGAGTGCAACATCTCATACTTCCTCCGGATGGGAATGTAAATATATTCATAGTTGggggattttattttatttttatttttatttttatttttttaagaaatgtttccgaatttttcttctccttctaaGGTGATACCTAATAATATACTCTAGTATTTAACTGCTTTTGTGACATCACTAGATTATAAAGGTACTGCCTACTGGTACCAATAAGCCCTCCAAGTTTGAAACTTAAGTTTTTCCCCTGTCAACTTATCCTATCCTGAGTGTAATCTTGGAAGCCCTGTAGCAGCCTCAAATTCCACCATCACTGCGCCAATGCAAACCCATCAAAGTGATAACCCCATTACTAAAGACAAAGACTTGTTCTTAAAGAATTTTCATCGACTAATCAAAGGGGGAGAACTTAGACATCACTTGAAAACACAGTAGGTTCCTCGAAGCCAAACAGAAAAGTCTCGGCACCAGCGATAGGAGTAGACTTAGACCCACAAAACGCCACTTGTTCATCATTCTAGTCTTGGTCTTCCCTCAGACTTATTTCTATTGGAGCACCAGGCCGACCATTTATACGAGTGCCATCAATGATACAAAGAATGGTTCTGATGGAAAGCTTGGGGAGAAGGGTAGTTGGTAGTTTGGACTTTGTAGAGTTCAATCCAAGCATAAAAGCAAGTACTCCCGAAAATGGTGCCACCGATGATATACGCAATTATAGTTGACTTCATATGATAGAACTgggaaaacccaaaaaaaaaaaaaagaaaaaaaaagaaaagaaatattagGCTGCTTTCAACATTATTGAATAGGTAATAGATTAAACCAAATTGGGCTGCTTGACTAGGTGGAATACGATGCCATTCACTACAATAGACATTGGTAGCTAATTCGTTAGTTACATTTCAATCAACATCGGAACAGAGCGAATTCTACCACGCCTCTGcttattcatataaaaataaaacggAAGAGTGATCAGTTCCTATGGGCGCTGGTCCAAAAACTTCTGGGCCACAACCCTGAAGACCCATAAATGAAGCTTAATTTATAGAATCTGATAAGTGGCAGCCGAGTATTAATTGGATCTCCAGCAGGCAGTGGAGGCCGGACGACCAATGGTTATGATTAGTAGGGCCCAAGTCCAACAATGAGCACACTCACCCTACCTTCACACTAGTCCTTTGATTGGTTGAGTAGATATGATCGTGAATGAATAAAATGTGGGTAAAACATGAAATTGGAGTATGCGGAAGCACTGATCATATGCATGCAGATGCAGTATGACCtacttttttcttgtttggcaaGAGGGAGAGTGCATGTACCACATGGGTGGCCATTATAACACAGAAATTGGTGCTAATACAGATGCCATTATACAAATATTGACTTTGGGAGTTTGATAAAGTAAAAATGGGCGTATGATTTAAGCAATTCAACATCAAAGTGATTACCAAAATTGATAACTTTTCTGTACAAGGGCAATACACTAGTTGCAGTAATTAAATAGGAAATTCAGCGactaattttaaatatcaaaagTCCACTCCAATCCATTTTCTCTGTGCTCGGAATCTATATTCCTGGATGATGCTTCGCCGACAATGGGCTCTCCACCTCCTCTTCGCAGGGAAGTTGACTTTTTCCTCCACGGTCAACGCATGGAGCCGGCGAGAAACCCGGCAGTGCGGGTAGATTCAAGTCAAAGTCACGGTGACTGTGGCTCCAACGCGTACCATCCGACCACGTAATTGCGCCGTCTCCTGAGCTGCCGCCGTTGCTGCCGGAATCGTAGTGGCACCGCTTGTGCCCGCCCAAAGCTTGACCTGAGGAGAAAGTCTTGTGGCAGATGGAGCACTCATGGATTTTACCACTGGTGTTGACCGAGGGAAGCGCGTTTGAGGCGCCGGCGGTGGTGGGTTGATCTTCAATTCCGGCGAGCTTCCGGTGACTGGCCTTGTGTCCGCCCAACGCCTGGTAGGACGGGAAGGCTTTGTTGCAAACACTACACTTGTAACTGAGCGTCAGGGCTGGCGGCGGGGGCGGCGGAGAGTGGTGGCGGAGCTGGGTGGCAACATCGCCGCGGCCTCCTTGAGCGAGCATGATGAGGCAGAGAGCCAGATACTCTTCTTCAGTAGGTGGGTTGTCGAGGCGAGGACGCTTGGACCTCTTCCTCTTGGTCCATGGCTCAAGGTACTCGAGGTCAGAGTCATGGTGGAACTGTACCGTGGTGGCTGCAGTGGGTGAATTCAGAGTCTCCAGAGCCATCCTATGCTAGAGCGATGAGTGCCGAGTGAGTaagtgagagaaagaaagagatggAGAGAAGGATTATATACGGGgggagaggaagagagaaatTTGATGAGAAGAAGGGGAGGGGTATGGAGGTTTATATGAAGATTGGTTGCACGTCTGTTTGAAGCGGAAGTGGGTCATGCTTGTGAGTGGGGGGAGTGGTGACTCCAGACTACTTCCAAGTTCCAAGTTCCAAGTCAAAACAAATATGTGTTTCACCATTGACAACCCCCACACAGTGTTCTACATTCCAAATTTAATACCTAAATTATTGTACACCAACTTTGTGCCTTATTgtctataaaattaatattaattgggTTTACAAATACTAAGTGAAATACAAACTCAGATTATTGTACACCAACTTTGTACCATTACCAAGTCTCTTTTAACAGTTGACACTTAGCACAGCCTAGTTGTGCTTTACTCTTGGACTACATGACCAAATTTTAGTTTAGCGAGGGCCCAACATCGGAGTTGGGAGACCAGAGAAGAAGCTTAATTTAATTAGTCATGGCTCATTCGTGTGGATTGGTGCAGCCTGTCATGTGAAAACAAATGGGCTGGTGGGGTTCGTTGGAAAAACAGGGAATCCTGTGGGTAGCCCACGTGTTGCTCAAGCAAC
Above is a genomic segment from Vitis riparia cultivar Riparia Gloire de Montpellier isolate 1030 chromosome 7, EGFV_Vit.rip_1.0, whole genome shotgun sequence containing:
- the LOC117918297 gene encoding BTB/POZ domain-containing protein NPY4 isoform X1 translates to MKFMKLGSKPDSFQADGDNIRYVATELATDIVVNVGDVKFYLHKFPLLSRSARLQKLVANTNEETNDEIYIQDIPGGPAAFEVCAKFCYSMTVTLNAYNVVAARCAAEYLEMYETVEKGNLIYKIEVFLNTSIFRSWKDSIIVLQTTKSLLPWSEEIKVVSHCLDSIASKASIDTSKVEWSYTYNRKKLPSENGNDPHWNEVKKHQMVPRDWWVEDLCELQIDLYKRVITTIKTKGGIPADVIGESLKAYAMRRLQGFSKGMVQCGDVLKHRSLVETIVWLLPTEKGSVPCSFLLKLLKAAILLECGEMGRRELMRRTGQQLEEAIVTDLLIHASPGEATIYDVDIVQNLVEEFVIHDRSAPGENEFQEIRSPGFVPEASKLMVAKLVDGYLAEIARDPNLPLSKFVDLAEMVSGFSRPSHDGLYRAIDMYLKEHPGISKSERKRICRLMDCKKLSTDACMHAVQNERLPLRVVVQVLFFEQVRAATSSAGSSMPDLPGSVRALLPGGSHGSSRSATTNTEEEWDAVPTAEELKALKGELATLRLGAGVGGGSDRSGNEVNDGPKSNAENVAASKVKGLLMSKKIFSRLWSSKEKLGENSSSDTSESPGSANAEETKSTPSRSRRHSVS
- the LOC117917639 gene encoding zinc finger protein ZAT10-like codes for the protein MALETLNSPTAATTVQFHHDSDLEYLEPWTKRKRSKRPRLDNPPTEEEYLALCLIMLAQGGRGDVATQLRHHSPPPPPPALTLSYKCSVCNKAFPSYQALGGHKASHRKLAGIEDQPTTAGASNALPSVNTSGKIHECSICHKTFSSGQALGGHKRCHYDSGSNGGSSGDGAITWSDGTRWSHSHRDFDLNLPALPGFSPAPCVDRGGKSQLPCEEEVESPLSAKHHPGI
- the LOC117918297 gene encoding BTB/POZ domain-containing protein NPY2 isoform X2, translating into MTVTLNAYNVVAARCAAEYLEMYETVEKGNLIYKIEVFLNTSIFRSWKDSIIVLQTTKSLLPWSEEIKVVSHCLDSIASKASIDTSKVEWSYTYNRKKLPSENGNDPHWNEVKKHQMVPRDWWVEDLCELQIDLYKRVITTIKTKGGIPADVIGESLKAYAMRRLQGFSKGMVQCGDVLKHRSLVETIVWLLPTEKGSVPCSFLLKLLKAAILLECGEMGRRELMRRTGQQLEEAIVTDLLIHASPGEATIYDVDIVQNLVEEFVIHDRSAPGENEFQEIRSPGFVPEASKLMVAKLVDGYLAEIARDPNLPLSKFVDLAEMVSGFSRPSHDGLYRAIDMYLKEHPGISKSERKRICRLMDCKKLSTDACMHAVQNERLPLRVVVQVLFFEQVRAATSSAGSSMPDLPGSVRALLPGGSHGSSRSATTNTEEEWDAVPTAEELKALKGELATLRLGAGVGGGSDRSGNEVNDGPKSNAENVAASKVKGLLMSKKIFSRLWSSKEKLGENSSSDTSESPGSANAEETKSTPSRSRRHSVS